The following are from one region of the Chromobacterium phragmitis genome:
- the asnB gene encoding asparagine synthase (glutamine-hydrolyzing), protein MCGIAGAQLGRKAHDGDLAEVRRMILRQTHRGPDSLAAQRVGPALLASSRLAIVGVANGGQPFCNEDRSIHAVFNGEIYNHLELREQLSRRGHSLSGGSDGEVIVHLYEEFGADCFQWLDGQFAIAIFDSRDGSLHLARDRMGICPLHWARLGDALYFSSEIKGLLAVAGMPRRAEPRAMLQLGYFGAVCAPLTPFAGIRQLPAAHWLSFRDGKEEIRRYWSLDFPLAGEHARLSEAQAADGLAHRLERAVASHAQGEFEPTCFLSGGIDSALIAALLQRGRQDRVAAFCAASEHGRMDEGDAAARTASVLGVDLRRVRLDEADIAATFPRLIWHGETPVISTEASALMRLAGEAGKRSKIVLTGEGADEAFAGYLAFRQYRRFGALTGRGLAPLRALLRPWLGGHYGSDCLLPGEDGLDALRAHFGCVPAQAYEWEFYREALTPLFSADLRAMAAAGGCWDGFEFDRGAVRGRHWLDRSLYVSYQVMLPNYLLGAHGDRIYAANSVEGRYPFLDRELVEFAAALDPALKLRGGREKHILRVAAGRWLPEEVAWRPKTRFVMPFGTPFAGPGASPLYAELLSPGKLAEYGYFDPERVGRLFQALAAPPPGGSKAKRYLRRLALGLGATFVASAQLWHYLYLADGGAAAPEEEARQSAPVSIA, encoded by the coding sequence ATGTGCGGAATCGCGGGAGCGCAGCTGGGCCGCAAGGCGCACGACGGAGACCTGGCCGAGGTCCGCCGGATGATACTGCGCCAGACGCATCGCGGACCGGACAGCCTGGCGGCGCAGCGGGTCGGCCCCGCGCTGCTGGCCTCGTCCCGCTTGGCCATCGTCGGCGTCGCCAACGGCGGCCAGCCTTTCTGCAATGAAGACCGCTCCATCCACGCCGTGTTCAACGGCGAAATCTACAACCACCTCGAATTGCGCGAACAATTGTCGCGCCGCGGCCATAGCTTGTCCGGCGGCAGCGACGGCGAAGTCATTGTCCACCTGTACGAGGAGTTCGGAGCGGATTGCTTCCAATGGCTGGACGGTCAGTTCGCCATCGCGATCTTCGATTCCCGCGACGGCTCGCTGCATCTGGCGCGCGACCGGATGGGCATTTGCCCGCTGCATTGGGCGCGGCTGGGCGACGCATTGTATTTCAGTTCCGAGATCAAGGGCCTGCTGGCGGTGGCCGGCATGCCGCGCCGGGCGGAGCCACGAGCGATGCTGCAGCTTGGCTATTTCGGCGCCGTCTGCGCGCCGTTGACGCCCTTTGCCGGCATCCGCCAGTTGCCGGCCGCCCACTGGCTCAGCTTCCGCGACGGCAAGGAGGAGATTCGCCGATACTGGTCGCTGGATTTCCCCTTGGCCGGCGAGCATGCCCGGCTGAGCGAGGCGCAGGCGGCCGATGGCCTCGCGCATAGGCTGGAGCGGGCGGTGGCCAGCCATGCGCAGGGCGAATTCGAGCCCACCTGCTTTCTCAGCGGCGGCATCGATTCAGCCTTGATCGCCGCGTTATTGCAGCGCGGCAGGCAAGATCGAGTCGCCGCCTTCTGCGCCGCCTCCGAACACGGCCGCATGGATGAAGGAGACGCCGCGGCGCGGACCGCGTCGGTTCTGGGGGTGGATTTGCGGCGGGTCAGGCTGGACGAAGCGGACATCGCCGCTACGTTTCCGCGCTTGATCTGGCACGGCGAGACGCCGGTGATCTCCACCGAGGCGTCGGCGCTGATGCGGCTGGCCGGCGAGGCCGGCAAGCGCTCCAAGATCGTGTTGACCGGAGAGGGGGCGGATGAAGCCTTCGCCGGCTATCTGGCCTTCCGGCAATACCGGCGCTTCGGCGCGCTGACCGGACGAGGCCTCGCGCCGCTGCGCGCGCTGCTGCGTCCCTGGCTTGGCGGGCATTACGGCTCCGATTGCCTGCTGCCGGGAGAGGACGGACTGGACGCGCTGCGCGCGCATTTCGGCTGCGTGCCGGCTCAGGCTTACGAGTGGGAGTTCTACCGCGAGGCGCTGACGCCGTTGTTCTCCGCCGATCTGCGCGCGATGGCCGCGGCGGGCGGCTGCTGGGACGGCTTCGAGTTCGACCGCGGCGCGGTGCGCGGCCGCCATTGGCTGGACCGCTCGCTGTACGTGTCCTATCAGGTGATGCTGCCCAACTATCTGCTGGGCGCGCATGGGGACCGCATCTACGCCGCCAATTCGGTGGAGGGTCGCTACCCCTTCCTGGACCGGGAACTGGTCGAGTTCGCGGCGGCGCTGGACCCGGCGCTGAAACTGCGCGGGGGCCGGGAAAAACACATCCTGCGGGTAGCCGCCGGGCGCTGGCTGCCGGAAGAGGTCGCCTGGCGGCCCAAGACCCGGTTCGTGATGCCGTTCGGCACCCCTTTTGCCGGGCCTGGCGCGTCGCCGCTTTACGCCGAACTGCTGTCTCCGGGAAAACTGGCCGAGTATGGCTACTTCGATCCGGAGCGCGTGGGGCGGCTGTTTCAGGCCCTGGCGGCGCCGCCGCCGGGCGGGAGCAAGGCCAAGCGCTATCTGCGGCGTCTGGCCCTGGGCTTGGGCGCCACCTTCGTCGCCAGCGCACAGCTCTGGCACTACCTGTATCTGGCCGATGGCGGCGCGGCCGCCCCTGAAGAGGAGGCGCGGCAGTCCGCGCCGGTTTCCATCGCATGA
- a CDS encoding polyprenyl synthetase family protein, with protein MSATAQGARRMPPGLDRLRGRIDAVMAEAIEALRTQGPEHEHPLIGRVYGWLRHYLDCDGKRMHGIAVALSHLACGGDEDAILPVAAAMQLYHHHTLVHDDIYDEDAARRGWPTTHQAFAGWFADRGGRQEGDGRVFFGGAMRRGAIAAFAYGKICRALAGRLLLESGFEPAAALDVARALERHEFFDNAAQLKDVFHEGDEMPSPQACLDNAWLKTGRLFELCAYAGARLAGADRRGTEALERWAGQSALAYQLQDDLEDLNAASEKGQGRGVATDLLHCKPTYLYARAKALAEGRDRESLLAWQAGRTSGLDRGDIIAILARSGALDDCRSEVGRCVERAGAALDEAGPSLRPDWLPPLRDFSDYFVSPAYWHRPLAASRPVAALLA; from the coding sequence ATGAGCGCAACGGCGCAGGGGGCGCGACGCATGCCGCCCGGATTGGACAGGCTGCGGGGCCGGATTGACGCGGTCATGGCGGAGGCGATAGAGGCGCTGCGCACGCAGGGCCCGGAACATGAGCATCCCTTGATCGGGCGGGTGTACGGCTGGCTGCGGCATTACCTGGATTGCGACGGCAAACGCATGCACGGCATCGCGGTGGCGTTGTCCCATCTCGCCTGCGGCGGCGACGAGGACGCCATCCTGCCGGTGGCCGCCGCGATGCAGCTGTACCACCACCACACCTTGGTACATGACGACATCTATGACGAGGACGCCGCGCGGCGAGGCTGGCCGACGACGCACCAGGCCTTCGCCGGCTGGTTCGCCGACCGAGGGGGACGGCAAGAGGGGGACGGGCGGGTGTTTTTCGGCGGCGCGATGCGGCGCGGCGCGATCGCGGCCTTCGCCTACGGCAAGATCTGCCGCGCGCTGGCCGGCCGCCTGCTGCTGGAGAGCGGTTTCGAGCCTGCGGCGGCGCTGGATGTCGCCCGCGCGCTGGAGCGGCATGAGTTCTTCGACAACGCGGCCCAGTTGAAGGACGTGTTTCATGAGGGCGATGAGATGCCGTCGCCGCAAGCCTGCCTGGACAATGCCTGGCTGAAGACTGGCCGGCTGTTCGAATTGTGCGCCTACGCCGGCGCCCGGCTGGCCGGCGCCGACAGACGCGGGACCGAGGCGCTGGAGCGCTGGGCCGGGCAGTCGGCGCTGGCTTACCAGCTGCAGGACGATCTGGAAGATCTGAACGCAGCCAGCGAGAAGGGGCAGGGGCGGGGCGTCGCCACCGACCTGCTGCATTGCAAGCCCACTTATCTGTATGCGAGGGCCAAGGCGTTGGCCGAAGGCCGCGACCGCGAATCGCTGCTGGCCTGGCAGGCGGGACGGACCTCGGGGCTGGACCGCGGGGACATCATCGCCATTCTGGCCCGCAGCGGCGCGCTGGACGACTGTCGGAGCGAGGTTGGCCGATGCGTGGAGCGGGCGGGGGCGGCGCTGGACGAGGCCGGACCGTCGCTGCGCCCCGACTGGCTGCCGCCGCTGCGGGATTTCTCCGACTACTTCGTGTCGCCGGCCTACTGGCATCGGCCGCTGGCGGCCTCGCGTCCTGTGGCGGCGCTGCTGGCTTGA
- a CDS encoding polyprenyl synthetase family protein yields MSGSAQYSDDFLADMAPALADQYRQWYPWCRETVLATIDRLANPSYLEAALGARLSDAMLAAARDAWLEPYRSYHTRMGKMLRPFLVCSVMQAFERDPRRSPTVVAIAEIIHAASLVLDDVADDSPLRRGGPTAHRQVGVRVAGAGGSAWLNACFQLLAESDCGLEPEQALRLADEIAWEHWVTGVGTTIDTTWPWMGRLDGTPAQYLQSVVHRSTSYTYRLPLKIGAIAAGATAEQTARFAALGEELGIAFQIIDDILNVQPGDDKWGKALAEDITQGKINLQVLLALERLDAGPRARLIEILQSRTDDAGALAEAVALLEDSGAFDAARGIAQGYIDSTQAIVAGMDFLTPVDRERLSAFVDYVIHRSR; encoded by the coding sequence ATGAGCGGCAGCGCGCAATACAGCGACGACTTTCTGGCCGACATGGCCCCGGCGCTGGCCGACCAGTACCGGCAATGGTATCCCTGGTGCCGCGAGACGGTGTTGGCCACGATAGACCGGCTGGCGAACCCGTCTTATCTTGAGGCGGCGCTGGGCGCGCGGCTGTCGGATGCCATGCTGGCGGCAGCGCGCGACGCCTGGCTCGAACCTTACCGTTCCTACCATACGCGGATGGGCAAGATGCTGCGTCCCTTTCTGGTATGCAGCGTGATGCAGGCTTTCGAGCGCGATCCGCGCCGGTCGCCGACCGTGGTGGCCATCGCCGAGATCATCCACGCGGCGTCTCTGGTGCTGGACGACGTCGCCGATGATTCCCCGCTGCGCCGAGGCGGGCCGACCGCGCATCGCCAGGTGGGCGTCCGGGTCGCCGGCGCCGGCGGCTCCGCCTGGCTGAACGCCTGCTTCCAGCTATTGGCCGAGAGCGATTGCGGATTGGAGCCGGAACAGGCTCTGCGCCTGGCCGACGAGATCGCCTGGGAGCACTGGGTGACCGGGGTGGGCACCACGATAGACACCACCTGGCCATGGATGGGCAGGCTGGACGGCACGCCGGCGCAGTACCTGCAATCGGTTGTGCACCGCTCCACCTCCTATACCTACCGCCTGCCGCTGAAGATAGGCGCGATCGCGGCAGGCGCGACGGCTGAACAAACCGCGCGTTTCGCGGCGCTGGGCGAAGAGTTGGGCATCGCCTTCCAGATCATCGACGACATACTCAACGTCCAGCCCGGCGACGACAAATGGGGCAAGGCGCTGGCCGAGGACATTACCCAGGGCAAGATCAACCTGCAGGTGTTGTTGGCGCTGGAGCGCCTGGACGCCGGTCCGCGCGCCAGGCTGATCGAGATCTTGCAAAGCCGGACCGACGACGCCGGCGCGCTGGCCGAGGCGGTGGCGCTGCTGGAGGACAGCGGCGCTTTCGACGCCGCGCGCGGCATCGCCCAGGGTTATATCGACAGCACCCAGGCCATCGTCGCCGGCATGGATTTCCTCACCCCGGTGGACAGGGAGCGCTTGTCCGCTTTCGTCGACTACGTGATCCATCGCAGCCGCTGA
- a CDS encoding HAD-IIA family hydrolase, protein MRHAPLIFDLHGVLLGRREPAGHLAAGEVLRLLRAAGHPVRFLTNSSSVGRPQVVKLLADAGIAAEAEEIYTAAMTVAHYLRRCGRRRRLFVVGSDALRAELDAGCGEWLEWARPEEADTVVASRDPGLDQDTLERLARSRLPQLIATCRDRSFPDGDAHQAGPGVTVARVEQALETRALVLGKPNPYVLSSLMSLPGHASDCVVIGDSLQQDVALARNAGARAVLVGDGGGEDGPSPDYRVDALDQLLHLLCR, encoded by the coding sequence ATGCGCCATGCGCCCTTGATCTTCGACCTGCACGGCGTGCTGCTGGGGCGGCGCGAGCCCGCCGGCCATCTGGCCGCCGGCGAGGTGTTGCGGCTGCTGAGGGCGGCCGGACATCCGGTTCGCTTCCTCACCAACTCCAGCAGCGTCGGACGGCCGCAAGTGGTGAAGCTGCTGGCTGACGCCGGCATCGCGGCGGAGGCGGAGGAAATCTACACCGCCGCGATGACGGTCGCGCATTACCTGAGGCGTTGCGGCCGGCGCAGGCGCTTGTTCGTCGTCGGTTCCGATGCGCTGCGGGCGGAGCTGGACGCGGGCTGCGGCGAGTGGCTGGAGTGGGCCAGGCCCGAAGAAGCCGACACCGTGGTGGCCAGCCGCGATCCTGGCCTCGACCAGGATACGCTGGAGCGGCTGGCGCGGTCGCGGCTGCCGCAATTGATCGCCACCTGCCGCGACCGGAGCTTTCCTGACGGCGACGCGCATCAGGCCGGACCTGGCGTGACCGTCGCCCGGGTCGAACAGGCGCTGGAGACGCGGGCGCTGGTGCTGGGCAAGCCGAACCCCTATGTGCTGTCGTCCTTGATGAGCTTGCCGGGCCACGCGTCCGACTGCGTGGTGATCGGCGACTCTTTGCAGCAGGACGTCGCGCTGGCGAGAAATGCCGGCGCGCGAGCGGTGCTGGTGGGCGACGGCGGCGGCGAAGATGGCCCGTCGCCCGACTACCGCGTCGACGCTCTCGATCAACTGCTTCACTTACTGTGCAGGTGA
- a CDS encoding methyltransferase domain-containing protein: MKRELLAILRCPHCRGALRAEGEAGGEEAIEEGELSCTGCRRHFPVVQGVPRLVLQDGLVDKTRSGFTYQWDKRQRGRAERRAVVYGYEIGKFMDWFVGEFTLGLSAKAEGAWLLDAGCGSGEKARELARHFPQHQVVAIDQSNAIARAAWENRDLPNLHFVQANVWYPPFAERSLQFAMSIGVLHHTPDTLRAFRAIGALVAPGGDFMTWLYPLPEEDSFWAGLYRQRDNHFLKLGHRLPHWLTIALCHAYIAAFFPWVLRFLKAQYRVNRDRFPIYPDRPSLGELYRSSVFLSFDNVMPPHQFRHGRPEVRGWYRQHGFGEVNDRYPGFFHAIRGHAA, encoded by the coding sequence ATGAAACGCGAATTGCTGGCCATACTCCGCTGTCCCCACTGCCGCGGCGCGCTGCGGGCGGAGGGCGAAGCGGGGGGAGAAGAGGCGATCGAGGAGGGCGAGCTGTCCTGCACCGGTTGCCGCCGCCATTTTCCCGTGGTGCAGGGCGTGCCGCGGCTGGTGCTGCAGGATGGCCTGGTGGACAAGACGCGCAGCGGCTTCACCTACCAGTGGGACAAGCGCCAGCGCGGCCGCGCCGAGCGCCGCGCGGTGGTGTACGGCTACGAGATAGGCAAGTTCATGGACTGGTTCGTCGGCGAGTTCACGCTCGGCCTGTCCGCCAAGGCCGAAGGCGCCTGGCTGCTGGACGCCGGCTGCGGCAGCGGCGAGAAGGCGCGGGAGCTGGCGCGCCATTTTCCGCAGCACCAGGTGGTGGCGATAGACCAATCCAACGCCATCGCCCGCGCCGCCTGGGAAAATCGCGACCTGCCCAATCTACACTTCGTCCAGGCCAATGTCTGGTATCCGCCGTTCGCCGAGCGCAGCCTGCAGTTCGCGATGAGCATAGGCGTGCTGCACCACACGCCGGACACGCTGCGCGCTTTCCGCGCGATCGGCGCGCTGGTGGCGCCGGGAGGCGACTTCATGACCTGGTTGTATCCGCTGCCGGAGGAAGACAGCTTCTGGGCCGGCCTGTACCGGCAACGCGACAACCATTTCCTCAAGCTGGGCCACCGGTTGCCGCATTGGCTGACGATCGCGCTGTGCCACGCCTACATTGCCGCGTTCTTCCCATGGGTGTTGCGCTTCCTCAAGGCGCAGTACCGGGTGAACAGGGACCGCTTCCCCATCTACCCGGATCGGCCGTCGCTGGGCGAGCTGTACCGCAGTTCGGTGTTCCTGTCCTTCGACAACGTGATGCCGCCGCACCAGTTCCGCCACGGCCGGCCCGAAGTCAGAGGCTGGTATCGCCAGCACGGCTTCGGCGAGGTCAACGACCGCTACCCAGGTTTTTTCCATGCGATACGCGGCCATGCCGCCTGA
- a CDS encoding isopentenyl phosphate kinase family protein, with translation MSGAPHLHSPAVVKLGGSLITVDGPDGPGVNRDLLTARARELAACGRPLALVHGTGAYGKPPARRYGYLDGRLHRSRAEVVAEVARDLARLELEVVECLEAGGLKPLRLPAIQLFRAREGKASPLSLAPVAELLARGLTPVIGGNFVFDCDGFAVCSSDIIAVELALALEASSLVLATRARGVHREHGSSEAVHGQLSDSDDEALRKIDAAGQDVSGGMQAKISHGFRAARRGIATYVVDGRVAGNLSGALAGAPLQGTRLLAGGAGG, from the coding sequence GTGAGCGGCGCTCCTCATCTCCATTCCCCCGCGGTGGTGAAATTGGGCGGAAGCCTGATCACTGTCGACGGCCCCGATGGGCCGGGGGTCAACCGCGATCTGCTGACGGCGCGCGCGCGCGAGTTGGCCGCATGCGGCCGTCCGCTGGCGCTGGTCCATGGCACCGGGGCTTACGGCAAACCGCCGGCGAGACGCTATGGCTATCTGGATGGCAGGCTGCATCGCAGCCGCGCCGAAGTGGTGGCCGAAGTGGCGCGCGATCTTGCCAGGCTGGAATTGGAGGTGGTGGAGTGCCTGGAGGCGGGCGGCCTCAAGCCATTGCGCTTGCCCGCCATCCAGCTGTTCCGCGCCAGAGAGGGAAAGGCGTCGCCGCTGAGCCTGGCGCCGGTGGCGGAGCTGCTGGCGAGAGGCTTGACCCCGGTGATAGGCGGTAATTTCGTGTTCGATTGCGACGGCTTCGCCGTGTGTTCCAGCGACATCATCGCGGTGGAGCTGGCGCTGGCGCTGGAAGCGTCCAGCCTGGTGCTGGCCACCCGCGCGCGCGGCGTCCACCGCGAGCACGGCAGCAGCGAGGCGGTGCACGGACAGTTGTCGGACAGCGATGACGAGGCGCTGCGCAAGATCGATGCCGCCGGACAGGATGTCAGCGGCGGCATGCAAGCCAAGATATCCCATGGCTTCCGCGCGGCGCGGCGCGGCATCGCCACCTATGTGGTGGACGGCCGGGTGGCCGGCAATCTGAGCGGCGCGCTGGCGGGAGCGCCGCTGCAGGGCACGCGGCTGCTGGCCGGCGGGGCGGGAGGCTAG
- the tssA gene encoding type VI secretion system protein TssA: MDQSIEQLMQPVSPAAPAGEDLAYSLVFDQIREARRSDDPSLAMGDWEQSLKTAEWPQVIRLCEDALTNKSKDLQLLAWYAEAQTQVNGVAGLARGLALAGGWLRNFWENGYPELDPHDLDERVAKLEWMNQQLGNALRNVPLTKPEFGGYSWHQWQQSRDVENLGLKDGEARDAAIAEGKLSGDAFEKSATQSGHGWFQAKAEELVALLTAYEELDALVDQRFGSAGPSLADIRNAIYACQDLVLRYRQQFAVNQPAAAPQRPPVEESKPVSQAMPSPVHTAVPASAFNGQIRSRQEAVTALTEVARYFRHNEPHSPVALLAERAARWAEMSLEEWLQHVVKDSGTLSQLQELLDVRQGE, from the coding sequence ATGGATCAAAGCATTGAACAGCTGATGCAGCCGGTGAGCCCGGCCGCGCCGGCCGGGGAAGACCTAGCCTACTCCCTGGTCTTCGACCAGATTCGCGAAGCCCGCCGCAGCGACGACCCGTCGCTGGCGATGGGCGATTGGGAACAGTCGTTGAAAACGGCCGAATGGCCGCAGGTCATCCGCTTGTGCGAAGACGCGCTGACGAACAAGAGCAAGGACTTGCAGCTTCTGGCCTGGTACGCCGAGGCTCAGACCCAGGTCAACGGCGTGGCCGGCCTGGCGCGCGGTTTGGCGCTGGCGGGCGGCTGGCTGAGGAATTTCTGGGAGAACGGTTATCCGGAACTGGATCCGCATGATCTGGACGAGCGGGTGGCCAAGCTGGAGTGGATGAACCAGCAGCTGGGCAACGCCTTGCGCAACGTGCCGCTGACCAAGCCGGAGTTCGGCGGTTATAGCTGGCACCAGTGGCAGCAGTCGCGCGATGTGGAAAACCTGGGCTTGAAGGACGGCGAGGCGCGGGATGCGGCCATCGCCGAGGGCAAGCTCAGCGGCGACGCCTTCGAAAAGTCAGCCACCCAGTCCGGGCACGGTTGGTTCCAGGCCAAGGCCGAAGAGCTGGTGGCGCTGCTGACCGCCTACGAGGAACTGGACGCGCTGGTGGACCAGCGCTTCGGCTCGGCCGGACCCAGCCTGGCCGACATCCGCAACGCCATCTACGCCTGCCAGGACCTGGTGCTGCGCTACCGCCAGCAATTCGCCGTCAACCAGCCGGCAGCCGCGCCGCAGCGGCCGCCCGTCGAGGAAAGCAAGCCCGTGAGCCAAGCCATGCCCAGCCCGGTCCATACCGCTGTTCCTGCCAGCGCCTTCAACGGCCAGATCCGCAGCCGCCAGGAAGCGGTGACCGCCCTGACCGAGGTGGCGCGCTACTTCCGACACAACGAGCCGCACAGCCCGGTGGCGTTGCTGGCCGAGCGCGCCGCGCGCTGGGCCGAGATGAGCCTGGAGGAATGGCTGCAGCATGTGGTGAAGGACAGCGGCACGCTGAGCCAGTTGCAGGAGCTGCTGGACGTGCGCCAGGGCGAATAA
- a CDS encoding (5-formylfuran-3-yl)methyl phosphate synthase, translated as MKVLISPISTAEAVVAWECGTNIIDIKNINEGSLGASFPWIIREVIARINDPKVVFSATLGDLPHKPGTASLAALGAVSCGVKYVKAGLHGSKDVAEGVELMSAVVRTCKDFDPSVTVVTAGYADYQRFGGLSPQQLVEIAAASKSDMVMVDTYIKDGKSLFDALNEQQLAEFVQQAHAKGLKVALAGSVRAEHLDVLARIGADVVGVRGAVCSGYDRGTTIDPIKAEQFIKAANAIAAAE; from the coding sequence ATGAAGGTTCTGATCAGTCCTATCAGTACGGCGGAAGCGGTTGTGGCTTGGGAATGCGGCACGAACATCATCGATATCAAGAACATCAACGAGGGCTCGCTGGGGGCGAGCTTTCCCTGGATCATCCGCGAGGTGATCGCCCGCATCAACGACCCCAAGGTGGTGTTCAGCGCCACGCTGGGCGATCTGCCGCACAAGCCGGGCACCGCTTCGCTGGCGGCGCTGGGCGCGGTCAGCTGCGGCGTCAAATACGTCAAGGCCGGCCTGCACGGCTCCAAGGACGTGGCCGAGGGCGTGGAACTGATGAGCGCCGTGGTCCGCACCTGCAAGGACTTCGATCCATCCGTGACCGTGGTCACTGCCGGTTACGCCGATTACCAGCGTTTCGGCGGCCTGTCGCCGCAGCAACTGGTGGAAATCGCCGCCGCGTCCAAGTCGGACATGGTGATGGTCGATACCTACATCAAGGACGGCAAATCGCTGTTCGACGCGCTGAACGAGCAGCAACTGGCCGAGTTCGTGCAACAGGCGCACGCCAAGGGCCTGAAGGTGGCGCTGGCTGGTTCTGTGCGCGCCGAGCACCTGGACGTGCTGGCGCGCATCGGCGCAGATGTGGTCGGCGTGCGCGGCGCGGTGTGCAGCGGATACGACCGGGGCACCACCATCGATCCGATCAAGGCGGAGCAGTTCATCAAGGCCGCCAACGCCATCGCAGCAGCAGAGTGA
- a CDS encoding UbiA family prenyltransferase, with amino-acid sequence MNIRALSLGTAGYFFTNRFHIALMPVFLTYFWNQALRLPLGFDYYLMIVLTTAGGYIYNIYTDAEEDGVNYSSRYRLFGHNRHTKAVVAACFFGGFLLSLHAGWVFVLYGGAVHFLGSLYSRPLPFNWRGRPLRIKEVPFLKNLYAGLFWSAALVLTPHLYVGARPGEAALQAIAISFALNYFVELMWDIRDMPGDAKAGFRTVPLLVGERAAYWLLRLVHLLTCALMYYGAASGALTPGCMLFAAVHLPVGLLFLEWYRRQPEKDWASHLYIMYGGGLLAAGMVWTRLLTTGN; translated from the coding sequence ATGAATATCCGCGCCTTGAGCCTAGGCACCGCCGGCTACTTTTTCACCAACCGCTTCCATATCGCGCTGATGCCGGTGTTCCTCACCTATTTCTGGAACCAGGCGCTGCGTTTGCCGCTGGGCTTCGATTACTACCTGATGATCGTGCTGACCACGGCCGGCGGCTACATCTACAACATCTACACCGACGCCGAGGAAGACGGCGTCAATTACAGCAGCCGCTACCGTCTGTTCGGCCATAACCGCCATACCAAGGCGGTGGTCGCCGCCTGCTTCTTCGGCGGTTTCCTGCTGTCGCTGCATGCGGGCTGGGTCTTCGTGCTGTACGGCGGCGCCGTGCATTTCCTGGGCTCGCTGTACAGCCGGCCGTTGCCGTTCAACTGGCGCGGCCGGCCGCTGCGGATCAAGGAAGTGCCATTCCTGAAGAACCTGTACGCGGGCCTGTTCTGGTCGGCGGCGCTGGTGCTGACGCCTCACCTCTATGTCGGCGCGCGGCCCGGCGAGGCCGCGTTGCAGGCCATCGCCATCAGCTTCGCGCTCAATTATTTCGTCGAGCTGATGTGGGACATCCGCGACATGCCGGGCGACGCCAAGGCCGGTTTCCGCACCGTGCCGCTCCTGGTCGGCGAGCGGGCTGCTTACTGGCTGCTGAGGCTGGTGCACCTGCTGACTTGCGCGCTGATGTATTACGGCGCGGCCTCCGGCGCCTTGACGCCTGGCTGCATGCTGTTCGCGGCGGTGCATCTGCCGGTGGGCTTGTTGTTTCTGGAATGGTACCGGCGCCAGCCGGAAAAGGACTGGGCCTCTCATCTGTACATCATGTACGGCGGCGGCCTGCTGGCGGCGGGCATGGTGTGGACGCGGTTACTGACTACGGGGAACTGA
- a CDS encoding SDR family oxidoreductase: MNLTGGKIRGTVLLTGVTGGLGAELLPRLLRRHPDCEVAALTRGGTPRQAQDRLEAALDFARLGPEERARVSLLHGDVSHPRFGLSDADWRALASRVGRVFHLAASVDFDLPLAESRAANVDSAREVLAFCGEAARGMRDFRLNYVSTAYVSGRRRGRLMEDELYLGQTFCNGYEQSKFEAEQLVRQAAARLPLTIYRPSQIIGESSEGRIRKFFGYYEFLKLAERGRMPVLPADPLARPDLVPADYVCEAMLHFDADPGAVGRCYHLTAGLARSLSFERIFSQMYRELAARRPDGKGPAKPRMFRPEELEWMASPEELRRFHLSPLKLLLRTYRAYLESERDFDCEATQASLARAGIALPDIESALRLSAGYALGARFGQTGRAGAARSGAARQPA, encoded by the coding sequence ATGAATTTGACGGGTGGAAAAATAAGAGGAACCGTACTGCTGACCGGCGTGACCGGCGGCCTGGGCGCGGAGCTGCTGCCCAGGCTGCTGCGGCGGCATCCCGATTGCGAGGTGGCGGCGCTGACGCGCGGCGGCACGCCGCGGCAGGCGCAGGACAGGCTGGAAGCCGCGTTGGATTTCGCGCGGCTGGGGCCGGAGGAAAGAGCCCGGGTGTCGCTGCTCCACGGCGATGTCTCCCATCCCCGCTTCGGCTTGTCGGATGCCGATTGGCGCGCATTGGCGTCGCGCGTCGGCCGCGTGTTTCACCTGGCGGCCAGCGTGGATTTCGATCTGCCGCTGGCCGAGTCGAGAGCGGCGAACGTCGACAGCGCGCGGGAGGTGTTGGCCTTTTGCGGGGAAGCGGCCCGAGGAATGCGCGATTTCCGGCTCAACTATGTGTCCACCGCCTATGTGTCGGGCCGCCGCCGGGGAAGGCTGATGGAGGACGAACTCTATCTGGGACAAACGTTCTGCAACGGTTACGAGCAGTCCAAGTTCGAGGCCGAACAACTGGTCAGGCAGGCCGCCGCCAGGCTGCCGCTGACCATCTATCGGCCCAGCCAGATCATAGGCGAGTCGAGCGAGGGGCGGATACGCAAGTTCTTCGGCTATTACGAGTTTCTCAAACTGGCGGAGCGCGGCCGCATGCCGGTGCTGCCGGCTGACCCTCTCGCGCGCCCCGATCTGGTGCCGGCCGATTACGTTTGCGAGGCGATGCTGCATTTCGACGCCGATCCCGGCGCGGTCGGCCGCTGTTACCACCTGACCGCCGGGTTGGCGCGGAGCCTGAGCTTCGAGCGCATTTTCAGCCAGATGTACCGCGAACTCGCCGCGCGAAGGCCGGATGGCAAGGGGCCGGCCAAGCCCCGGATGTTCCGCCCGGAAGAGCTGGAATGGATGGCCTCGCCTGAGGAGTTGCGGCGCTTCCATTTGAGCCCGCTCAAGCTGTTGCTGCGCACTTACCGGGCCTATCTGGAGTCCGAGCGGGACTTCGATTGCGAGGCCACTCAAGCCAGCCTGGCGCGAGCCGGGATCGCGTTGCCGGACATCGAGTCCGCGCTGCGGCTGAGCGCCGGCTACGCGCTGGGCGCGCGCTTTGGGCAGACCGGGCGCGCGGGGGCAGCCCGAAGCGGGGCCGCGCGGCAACCGGCCTGA